A genome region from Natronobeatus ordinarius includes the following:
- the hutI gene encoding imidazolonepropionase: MSDGRETLVVHDAAELVVGPAEGDGSDAVLETVEDAALVAVGGEVVAVGPSDELTREYPPENAGEAIDASGKAVVPGFVDPHTHAVFAGDRSDEFEAKLRGKAYQEILAEGGGILRTVRATREASDDELLEQLLAHLDVMLARGSTTVEVKSGYGLEAETERRMLEAISRADEAHPVDLVATFMGAHAVPEGRDAEAYVEEVIDEQLPAVADQGVAEFCDVFCEEGVFDVEQSRRVLEAGADAGLTPKVHAEELSHLGGTQLAAEVGAASADHLLYATDDDVEALVDAGTVPVLLPGTAFGLGAEYADARAFLEAGAPVAVATDFNPNCHSRSMEFVQTLACVEMGMTPAEALLAATRNAALAIGRDDGTGTLREGATADALVLEAPSYAHVAYRFDTPAVETVIKAGAVVADDGVVRS, from the coding sequence GTGAGCGACGGGCGCGAGACGCTCGTGGTCCACGACGCCGCCGAACTGGTGGTCGGCCCGGCCGAGGGCGACGGGTCGGACGCCGTCCTCGAGACCGTCGAAGACGCCGCACTCGTCGCAGTCGGCGGCGAGGTCGTCGCCGTCGGCCCGTCGGACGAACTCACCCGCGAGTACCCACCCGAGAACGCCGGCGAAGCGATCGACGCGAGCGGGAAGGCGGTCGTCCCGGGCTTCGTCGACCCACACACCCACGCCGTCTTCGCGGGCGACCGCTCCGACGAGTTCGAGGCCAAGCTCCGGGGGAAGGCCTACCAGGAAATTCTCGCCGAGGGCGGTGGCATTCTCCGAACAGTGCGGGCCACGAGAGAGGCGAGCGACGACGAGCTGCTCGAGCAGCTGCTCGCCCACCTCGACGTCATGCTCGCCCGCGGCTCGACGACGGTCGAGGTCAAGTCGGGCTACGGCCTCGAGGCCGAGACCGAGCGCCGAATGCTCGAGGCGATTTCCCGCGCGGACGAGGCCCACCCCGTCGACCTCGTGGCGACGTTCATGGGTGCTCACGCCGTACCCGAGGGTCGCGACGCCGAAGCCTACGTCGAGGAGGTGATCGACGAGCAGCTTCCCGCCGTCGCCGATCAGGGCGTCGCCGAGTTCTGCGACGTCTTCTGCGAGGAGGGTGTCTTCGACGTCGAGCAGTCCCGGCGGGTGCTCGAGGCCGGCGCCGACGCCGGACTGACGCCGAAAGTGCACGCGGAGGAACTCTCACACCTCGGTGGGACTCAGCTCGCCGCCGAGGTCGGTGCCGCGAGCGCGGACCACCTGCTCTACGCGACCGACGATGACGTCGAGGCCCTCGTGGATGCGGGAACCGTCCCCGTCTTGCTTCCCGGGACCGCCTTCGGCCTCGGGGCCGAGTACGCCGACGCGCGGGCGTTTCTCGAGGCGGGCGCTCCCGTCGCCGTCGCCACCGATTTCAACCCGAACTGCCACTCCCGGAGCATGGAGTTCGTCCAGACGCTCGCCTGCGTCGAGATGGGGATGACGCCCGCGGAGGCGCTGCTCGCGGCGACGCGAAACGCCGCGCTGGCGATCGGACGCGACGACGGGACGGGCACCCTGCGCGAGGGCGCGACGGCCGACGCGCTCGTGCTCGAGGCGCCCTCGTACGCCCACGTCGCCTACCGATTCGACACCCCCGCGGTCGAAACGGTGATCAAAGCTGGAGCAGTCGTCGCCGACGACGGGGTGGTTCGATCGTGA
- the hutH gene encoding histidine ammonia-lyase — protein MTVVLDGDSLTPEDVAAVARADVPVSIADAARERVRASRERVEDVLESGEPVYGLNTGFGELVDERIPPDRIEQLQTNLLRSHAAGTGRELTREEVRAMMVTRINALVKGYSGIREVVLEHLVAMLNEGVHPVVKSRGSLGASGDLAPLAHMSLVLIGEGEALVDGADDASASRRLPGDEALAEIGLEALTLAPKEGLALINGTQLSVGLASLVVVDAEALVRAADVAGALTTEVTLGTTASSDPAIHGVRPHAGQGTSAQNVRRLTADSEIVEAHRNCDRVQDAYSLRCLPQVHGAVRDAVSHLREAVEVELNSATDNPLVFDAAGLDDRASGTDRAAVLSGGNFHGEPIALRLEYVRIALTELAAISERRIDRLVNPNLQESHLPPFLAPDSGVQSGYMITQYTAAACLNDLRSIGTAATDNTPVSGGQEDHVSMSGGAALNGRRALERARTVVASELVCGAQAAEFVDDAFEEDGLSLGTGTDAAYELIREVVPPLEDDRPVHRDVEAVVDLLERGLLDDAITARCGGFAEGMTDR, from the coding sequence GTGACGGTCGTACTCGACGGCGACTCGCTCACGCCCGAGGACGTCGCCGCCGTCGCTCGAGCCGACGTCCCCGTCTCGATCGCCGACGCGGCCCGCGAGCGGGTGCGAGCCTCGCGCGAGCGCGTGGAAGACGTCCTCGAGAGCGGCGAGCCGGTGTACGGGTTGAACACGGGCTTCGGGGAGCTGGTCGACGAGCGGATTCCGCCCGACCGAATCGAGCAGCTTCAGACGAACCTGTTACGCAGCCACGCCGCGGGGACGGGTCGGGAGCTGACCCGCGAGGAGGTCCGCGCGATGATGGTCACGCGGATCAACGCCCTGGTGAAGGGGTACTCGGGAATCCGCGAGGTCGTCCTCGAGCACCTCGTGGCGATGCTGAACGAAGGCGTCCACCCGGTCGTGAAGTCACGGGGGAGCCTGGGCGCGAGCGGCGACCTCGCGCCGCTGGCACACATGTCGCTCGTGCTCATCGGAGAAGGCGAGGCACTGGTCGATGGGGCCGACGACGCGAGCGCGTCGCGCCGACTTCCGGGCGACGAGGCGCTCGCGGAGATCGGCCTCGAGGCGCTCACCCTCGCGCCGAAGGAGGGGCTGGCGCTGATCAACGGTACGCAGCTGTCGGTCGGACTGGCGTCGCTCGTCGTGGTCGACGCCGAGGCGCTCGTCCGCGCGGCCGACGTCGCCGGCGCGCTGACGACGGAGGTCACGCTGGGGACGACCGCGAGTTCGGATCCGGCGATCCACGGCGTCCGTCCCCACGCCGGTCAGGGCACGAGCGCCCAGAACGTCCGCCGGCTCACGGCGGATAGCGAGATCGTCGAGGCCCATCGCAACTGCGACCGCGTCCAGGACGCCTACTCGCTGCGGTGTCTCCCGCAGGTCCACGGCGCCGTCCGCGACGCCGTCTCCCACCTGCGCGAGGCGGTGGAGGTCGAACTCAACAGCGCGACGGACAACCCGCTGGTGTTCGACGCCGCGGGACTCGACGACCGCGCGTCGGGCACCGACCGCGCCGCGGTGCTCTCGGGCGGCAACTTCCACGGCGAGCCGATCGCGCTCAGACTCGAGTACGTCCGGATCGCGCTGACGGAACTGGCGGCGATTTCCGAGCGTCGGATCGATCGGCTGGTGAACCCGAACCTCCAGGAGTCACACCTGCCGCCGTTTCTGGCCCCCGACAGCGGGGTCCAGTCGGGCTACATGATCACCCAGTACACCGCCGCGGCCTGTCTCAACGACCTCCGATCCATCGGGACGGCCGCGACCGACAACACGCCCGTCAGCGGCGGCCAGGAAGACCATGTCAGTATGAGCGGCGGCGCGGCGCTCAACGGTCGTCGCGCCCTCGAGCGCGCGCGGACGGTCGTCGCCTCGGAACTCGTCTGTGGCGCCCAGGCGGCCGAGTTCGTCGACGACGCGTTCGAGGAGGACGGGCTCTCCCTCGGTACCGGGACGGACGCGGCGTACGAGCTGATTCGCGAGGTCGTCCCGCCGCTCGAGGACGATCGACCCGTCCACCGGGACGTCGAGGCGGTCGTCGACCTGCTCGAGCGTGGCCTGCTCGACGACGCCATCACGGCGCGGTGTGGCGGGTTCGCCGAGGGGATGACAGACCGGTAA
- a CDS encoding bacterio-opsin activator domain-containing protein — MPSSPNERHEEGDEGTVAPRDAGPDRGAGLTVSVVTDDPTAGPVDELREDSRLEVRTVDVDAPDWPDELDDAHCLIFDVNCPDRARELLERADAACPELPVVLAPREGSERLATVALRAGAAEYVPSTSDDLPARTLAAIDGDGSGADASDRFEEVLTTTIPDEAFVLDEDGVYLEARVRPEAGELYTVSAEELVGTNLEDVFPDALATELQGCIERTLESGQRQSVEYEAETTEGTRRFDARVVPIEEPVNGRRAVVWLARDITERARRERELRRRRDQLETLNGINRVVRRVIRTLVEAPTREDIEREVCEQLVASGLYCGAWIGESDGSNGLTVRTRAGEATTILDRVADRSVDPEQPVLEAIETGEIRSSNRVGEEPRLPEAIRRAARADDVHSAIVVPVVHDNTVYGALVAYARRDDAFSEREKSAFGLLGETIGFSINAVLNRRSLFADAVVELEIRVEDGQSLSFHLSKTYDCTCSLEWAGDVDGTTYQYVTVEGLDGETVMAEATDHESVDECRLIYDDYERCTLEVRFHQSGVRTLTNHGATVREITVEDGIASSVVEVPRDADVRAVIEALSTVYENVTLVAKREVDRPVQTATERRNRIVDRLTDRQLTALRLAYYGGYFDWPRGSTGEEIAESMGVSPPTMHQHLRNAQREVLTEFFDDRH, encoded by the coding sequence ATGCCCAGTTCGCCCAACGAACGACACGAGGAGGGTGATGAGGGCACGGTCGCGCCGCGCGACGCGGGTCCTGACCGTGGCGCCGGACTGACCGTCTCCGTCGTCACCGACGACCCGACAGCCGGTCCGGTCGACGAACTTCGCGAGGACTCCCGGCTCGAGGTCCGGACCGTCGACGTCGACGCGCCGGACTGGCCGGACGAACTGGACGATGCTCACTGTCTCATCTTCGACGTCAACTGCCCCGATCGAGCCCGCGAACTGCTCGAGCGTGCCGACGCCGCCTGCCCCGAGCTACCGGTCGTTCTCGCGCCGCGCGAGGGCAGCGAGCGGCTCGCGACGGTCGCCCTCCGGGCTGGCGCGGCCGAGTACGTGCCGTCCACGAGCGACGACCTCCCGGCGCGAACGCTCGCGGCGATCGATGGGGACGGGAGCGGGGCCGACGCCAGCGATCGATTCGAGGAGGTGCTCACGACCACGATCCCGGATGAAGCGTTCGTCCTCGACGAAGACGGCGTCTACCTCGAAGCGAGAGTGCGTCCCGAAGCGGGAGAGCTCTACACCGTCTCGGCCGAAGAGCTCGTCGGCACCAACCTCGAGGACGTGTTTCCCGACGCGCTCGCCACCGAGTTACAGGGCTGTATCGAGCGAACACTCGAGTCAGGGCAGCGCCAGTCGGTCGAGTACGAAGCTGAGACGACGGAGGGAACCAGACGGTTCGACGCCCGGGTCGTTCCGATCGAAGAACCCGTCAACGGCCGTCGAGCGGTCGTCTGGCTGGCCCGGGACATCACCGAACGGGCCCGGCGGGAGCGCGAGCTCCGTCGCCGTCGAGATCAACTCGAGACGCTCAACGGAATCAATCGGGTCGTCCGTCGAGTGATCCGGACGCTCGTCGAGGCGCCGACCCGGGAGGATATCGAGCGTGAAGTCTGTGAGCAGCTCGTCGCGTCGGGCCTGTACTGCGGCGCGTGGATCGGCGAATCCGACGGCTCCAACGGCCTCACGGTCAGGACTCGCGCCGGTGAAGCGACGACGATTCTCGATCGAGTCGCCGATCGGTCCGTCGATCCCGAACAGCCGGTGCTCGAAGCGATCGAAACGGGCGAGATACGGTCGAGCAACCGCGTCGGCGAGGAGCCACGGCTTCCCGAAGCCATTCGACGGGCTGCGCGAGCGGACGACGTTCACTCTGCCATCGTCGTGCCGGTCGTCCACGACAACACCGTCTACGGCGCCCTCGTCGCCTACGCGAGACGGGACGACGCGTTCAGCGAGCGCGAGAAGTCGGCGTTCGGCCTCCTCGGCGAAACGATCGGCTTCAGCATCAACGCCGTGTTGAACCGACGGTCGCTCTTCGCCGACGCCGTCGTCGAACTCGAGATCCGCGTCGAGGACGGACAGTCGCTCTCGTTTCACTTGAGCAAAACGTACGACTGTACGTGCTCACTCGAGTGGGCCGGCGACGTCGACGGGACGACCTACCAGTACGTGACGGTCGAAGGGCTCGACGGCGAGACGGTGATGGCGGAGGCGACCGACCACGAGTCGGTCGACGAGTGTCGACTCATCTACGACGATTACGAGCGCTGTACCCTCGAGGTTCGGTTCCACCAGTCCGGCGTTCGAACGCTCACGAACCACGGGGCGACGGTTCGGGAGATCACGGTCGAAGACGGAATCGCATCGTCGGTCGTCGAGGTTCCTCGAGACGCCGACGTCCGGGCGGTCATCGAGGCCCTGTCCACGGTGTACGAGAACGTGACGCTCGTCGCCAAGCGAGAGGTCGACCGTCCGGTCCAGACGGCCACCGAACGGCGAAACCGAATCGTCGACCGACTCACCGACCGTCAGTTGACGGCACTCCGACTCGCCTACTACGGCGGCTACTTCGACTGGCCACGGGGAAGTACCGGCGAGGAGATCGCCGAGTCGATGGGCGTCTCCCCACCGACCATGCACCAGCACCTCCGAAACGCACAGCGCGAGGTGCTGACCGAATTCTTCGACGATCGACACTAA
- a CDS encoding DUF2797 domain-containing protein, with protein sequence MQLVGYDSSGRDAALLLSDGNRVRRQPLEAGDDLSYTLGRRHCAGAIDGDVHHACENEVAPYCDLHASTWICARCTGTCLKDEMDCYEEHAVYLAAFAPDTFKVGVTRSWRLETRLREQGADHGAHVHTVSNGRIARELEAELARDLVDRVRTRAKLDSLAADVDEGAWEALLAEHDVLDRFTFDYGFALESRPVPETIASGTVVGVKGRLLVLERGGTNYAVDLRDLVGYELEAGDATRSLQSSLGTFGR encoded by the coding sequence GTGCAACTCGTCGGCTACGACTCGAGCGGACGCGACGCCGCGCTGTTGCTGAGCGACGGTAACCGGGTTCGACGCCAGCCGCTCGAGGCCGGCGACGACCTCTCGTACACCCTGGGACGGCGCCACTGTGCCGGCGCGATCGACGGCGACGTCCACCACGCCTGTGAGAACGAGGTCGCCCCCTACTGTGACCTGCACGCGAGCACCTGGATCTGTGCCCGCTGCACCGGCACCTGCCTGAAAGACGAGATGGACTGCTACGAGGAACACGCCGTCTACCTCGCCGCGTTCGCCCCCGACACGTTCAAAGTCGGCGTCACCCGGAGCTGGCGACTCGAGACCCGCCTTCGCGAACAGGGCGCCGACCACGGCGCACACGTCCACACCGTCTCGAACGGCCGCATCGCCCGCGAACTCGAGGCCGAACTCGCCCGCGACCTCGTCGACCGCGTCCGGACGCGGGCGAAGCTCGACTCGCTCGCGGCCGACGTCGACGAGGGCGCCTGGGAGGCCCTGCTCGCCGAGCACGACGTGCTCGACCGTTTCACCTTCGACTACGGATTCGCCCTCGAGAGCCGCCCCGTCCCCGAGACGATCGCGTCGGGAACCGTCGTCGGCGTCAAGGGTCGACTCCTCGTCCTCGAGCGCGGCGGGACGAACTACGCCGTCGACCTGCGGGATCTCGTCGGCTACGAACTCGAGGCGGGCGATGCCACCCGCAGTCTCCAGTCCTCACTGGGAACGTTCGGTCGGTGA
- a CDS encoding pyridoxamine 5'-phosphate oxidase family protein, with the protein MEDLGVDVSTEMAERFLADRGHGVLSLANEGVGYGIPLSYGYDALTDRCIMQFVTGQEGRKREFLETSETVTLATYEYESDGTWQSVIATGTLRPLSNDEVADRAAAIFFSQAANADTHTRLAAEGAETEWYALEIETLVGRESATGDEPLTTLE; encoded by the coding sequence ATGGAAGATCTAGGGGTGGACGTTTCCACGGAGATGGCCGAGCGCTTCCTCGCCGACCGCGGACACGGTGTCCTCTCGCTGGCCAACGAGGGCGTCGGCTACGGAATTCCCCTCTCTTACGGCTACGACGCCCTCACCGACCGCTGTATCATGCAGTTCGTCACCGGCCAGGAAGGGCGAAAGCGGGAGTTTCTCGAGACCAGCGAGACCGTCACGCTGGCGACCTACGAGTACGAGTCAGACGGGACCTGGCAAAGCGTCATCGCGACCGGGACCCTCCGACCGCTCTCGAACGACGAGGTTGCAGATCGGGCGGCGGCGATCTTCTTCAGCCAGGCAGCCAACGCAGACACGCACACTCGACTGGCGGCCGAGGGTGCCGAAACCGAGTGGTACGCCCTCGAGATCGAGACGCTCGTCGGCCGGGAGAGCGCCACCGGGGACGAGCCGCTGACGACGCTCGAGTGA
- a CDS encoding methionine synthase, with amino-acid sequence MSTKDQFRPAEHDAEHFILTTVVGSYPKPKWLNRAKERYQDPDHEFDEGDWGEAKDDASRLITDEHERAGLDVVVDGEMRRTEMVEFFAHRIEGYEFNGPVKVWGHNYFDKPSVVDEVEYGETWLVDEYEFTAAASDRPVKVPITGPYTLANWSFNEAYENEEELAYALADLVNEEIEKLVEAGARYIQIDEPALATTPDDHAIVGECLERIVDDIPEDVRTGLHVCYGDYSRIYPEILEFPVDEFDLELANGDYDQLDVFKDPEFTKDLALGVTDAHVAEVESVEQIEENIKKGLEVVPPEQLVVSPDCGLKLLPREVAYGKMANMVEAARNVEEDLDAGRIDVETSRAAPADD; translated from the coding sequence ATGAGCACGAAAGACCAGTTCCGACCCGCAGAGCACGACGCAGAGCACTTCATCCTGACGACCGTCGTCGGGAGCTACCCGAAACCGAAGTGGCTGAACCGCGCGAAGGAGCGCTACCAGGACCCCGACCACGAGTTCGACGAGGGTGACTGGGGGGAAGCGAAAGACGACGCCTCCCGCCTGATCACCGACGAGCACGAACGCGCCGGCCTCGACGTCGTCGTCGACGGCGAGATGCGCCGCACTGAGATGGTCGAGTTCTTCGCCCACCGGATCGAGGGCTACGAGTTCAACGGTCCCGTGAAGGTGTGGGGCCACAACTACTTCGACAAACCCTCGGTCGTCGACGAAGTCGAGTACGGAGAGACCTGGCTCGTCGACGAGTACGAGTTCACCGCCGCCGCCAGCGATCGACCGGTCAAGGTTCCGATCACGGGTCCGTACACCCTCGCCAACTGGTCGTTCAACGAGGCCTACGAAAACGAGGAGGAACTCGCCTACGCGCTCGCCGACCTCGTCAACGAGGAGATCGAGAAGCTCGTCGAGGCCGGCGCGCGCTACATCCAGATCGACGAACCCGCCCTCGCGACCACGCCCGACGACCACGCCATCGTCGGCGAGTGTCTCGAGCGCATCGTCGACGACATCCCCGAGGACGTCCGGACCGGCCTGCACGTCTGTTACGGCGACTACTCGCGCATCTACCCCGAGATCCTCGAGTTCCCCGTCGACGAGTTCGACCTTGAGCTCGCCAACGGCGACTACGACCAGCTCGACGTGTTCAAAGACCCCGAGTTCACGAAAGACCTCGCGCTGGGCGTCACCGACGCCCACGTCGCCGAGGTCGAGTCCGTCGAGCAGATCGAGGAGAATATCAAGAAAGGCCTCGAGGTCGTCCCGCCCGAACAGCTCGTCGTCTCGCCCGACTGCGGGCTCAAACTCCTGCCCCGCGAGGTCGCCTATGGCAAGATGGCGAACATGGTCGAAGCGGCCCGCAACGTCGAGGAAGACCTCGACGCCGGCCGGATCGACGTCGAAACCAGCCGGGCAGCACCGGCCGACGACTAA
- a CDS encoding 5-methyltetrahydropteroyltriglutamate--homocysteine methyltransferase: protein MTEYVSTTPGLFPLPDWAKDDLSDLKGHQKHDLVSGDEDEEITAVYEQARGEVIGRQHDADLDLVSEGQLRWDDMLAHPLAVHDSVETRGIVRYYDNNNFYREPVVQDDLGFSGDVARELESAAESTDDLQAVLPGPYSLADLATDEHYGDEETFLAAVADFLAGEVEAFPDHETLFLLEPSLVTDAPGDGLDERASEAVDTVAAATDADVVVHTYWGALEEKVYAHLLDAEIDAVGFDFVTEQEDNLYNLQEYGATDDVALGLVDGQNTLVEDPEAVRDRAEWVFERLPVTDFDTVYLTTNTETFYLPYRKFEEKLAVLADAATLAEVTPA from the coding sequence ATGACCGAATACGTCTCGACCACGCCGGGGCTGTTCCCGCTTCCGGACTGGGCGAAAGACGACCTCTCGGACCTGAAGGGACACCAGAAACACGACCTCGTCAGCGGCGACGAGGACGAGGAGATCACTGCGGTGTACGAGCAGGCCCGCGGGGAGGTGATCGGCCGCCAGCACGACGCCGACCTCGACCTCGTTTCCGAGGGGCAGCTCCGATGGGACGACATGCTCGCGCACCCACTGGCCGTCCACGACAGCGTCGAAACCCGTGGCATCGTCCGGTACTACGACAACAACAACTTCTATCGCGAGCCCGTCGTCCAGGACGACCTCGGCTTCTCGGGCGACGTCGCCCGCGAACTCGAGTCGGCAGCCGAGTCGACCGACGACTTGCAGGCCGTCCTCCCCGGGCCGTACTCGCTCGCCGACCTCGCGACGGACGAACACTACGGCGACGAAGAAACGTTCCTCGCCGCGGTCGCCGACTTCCTCGCCGGCGAGGTCGAAGCGTTCCCCGACCACGAGACGCTGTTCTTGCTCGAGCCCTCGCTCGTCACCGACGCCCCCGGTGACGGCCTCGACGAGCGCGCCAGCGAGGCGGTCGATACGGTCGCCGCCGCCACCGACGCCGACGTCGTCGTCCACACCTACTGGGGCGCACTCGAGGAGAAGGTCTACGCCCACCTGCTCGACGCGGAGATCGACGCCGTCGGCTTCGACTTCGTGACCGAACAGGAGGACAACCTCTACAACCTCCAGGAGTACGGCGCGACCGACGACGTCGCGCTCGGACTCGTGGACGGGCAGAATACACTCGTCGAAGACCCCGAGGCGGTACGCGACCGCGCGGAGTGGGTCTTCGAGCGCCTGCCCGTCACGGACTTCGACACCGTCTACCTGACGACGAACACCGAGACGTTCTACCTGCCGTACCGCAAGTTCGAGGAGAAACTCGCCGTCCTCGCCGACGCCGCGACTCTCGCGGAGGTGACCCCAGCATGA
- a CDS encoding helix-turn-helix domain-containing protein, producing the protein MGSDDADDRRVDEPDDLEIETTAELEIGVADDAERSSDRVTDAAIEEVDGRIVDLLAWILDTETRAKIYVYLLANPSSTSEEVAKGTGLYPSTVREALAELHEEEKVSREKRASEGAGNNPYEYTAIQPSELVGGVVDQVQHELNTIFTLDRVLDREPGRDEFETDVEPVTITVDDGSVDVVDETDETDDADESADANGE; encoded by the coding sequence ATGGGATCTGACGACGCCGACGACCGCCGAGTGGACGAACCGGACGACCTCGAGATCGAGACGACAGCGGAACTCGAGATCGGGGTGGCCGACGACGCCGAACGGTCGTCGGATCGAGTAACCGACGCCGCGATCGAAGAGGTCGACGGCCGGATCGTCGACCTGCTCGCGTGGATCCTCGACACAGAGACCCGGGCGAAGATCTACGTCTACCTGCTCGCGAACCCCAGCAGCACCTCCGAGGAGGTTGCGAAAGGGACCGGCCTCTATCCGAGTACGGTCCGTGAGGCGCTGGCGGAACTCCACGAGGAGGAGAAAGTGAGTCGCGAAAAGCGCGCCAGCGAGGGTGCCGGCAACAACCCCTACGAGTACACGGCCATCCAGCCGAGCGAACTCGTCGGCGGCGTCGTCGACCAGGTGCAACACGAACTCAACACCATCTTCACGCTAGATCGCGTTCTCGACCGCGAACCGGGCCGTGACGAGTTCGAAACGGACGTCGAACCCGTGACGATCACGGTCGACGACGGCAGCGTCGACGTGGTCGACGAAACCGACGAGACTGACGACGCAGACGAGTCGGCCGACGCAAACGGGGAGTGA
- a CDS encoding M24 family metallopeptidase, whose translation MEKLERLTTALEREDRSSVWFARPNAFAWLTGGSNVVDRERPIGVAAVGYDGDRVRILTDEIEADRIEAEEMSDLEDADVAVDVESYPWHETSLAEALAERVDGSAAADFPVPGFDRIDPTPLRTPLTETDVDRYRRLARETAASVEAVCRELQPGDTEHEVAAALGIALSAREIEAPVVLVGGGERARAYRHYTPTTAELGEYALVSVTAQRGGLHASCTRAVAFDSPSWLEERHAAAARVETTALAATREAAERGGTAGDVFAAIQDAYDEVGYAGEWEHHHQGGAAGFAGREWIATPDHDAPVVTPMAYAWNPTVQGAKSEDTALVTDEGVEVLTTTGEWPTRSVQAVGDRDLELERPTVLGLE comes from the coding sequence ATGGAGAAACTCGAGCGACTCACGACCGCCCTCGAGCGCGAGGACCGCTCGTCCGTCTGGTTCGCCCGGCCGAACGCGTTCGCGTGGCTGACGGGCGGGTCGAACGTCGTCGATCGCGAGCGCCCGATCGGCGTCGCCGCCGTCGGCTACGACGGGGATCGCGTTCGCATCCTGACCGACGAGATCGAGGCCGACCGTATCGAAGCCGAGGAGATGTCGGACCTCGAGGACGCCGACGTGGCCGTCGACGTCGAGTCCTACCCGTGGCACGAGACGTCGCTGGCCGAGGCCCTGGCCGAGCGGGTCGACGGGTCGGCGGCGGCCGATTTTCCGGTGCCGGGCTTCGACCGGATCGATCCGACGCCGCTACGGACGCCGCTGACCGAGACGGACGTCGATCGGTATCGCCGACTCGCCCGGGAGACGGCCGCGTCCGTCGAGGCGGTGTGTCGCGAGCTGCAGCCGGGGGACACCGAGCACGAGGTCGCCGCAGCGCTGGGAATCGCGCTCTCGGCGCGGGAGATCGAGGCGCCGGTGGTCCTCGTCGGCGGCGGCGAACGTGCGCGGGCGTATCGCCACTACACGCCGACGACCGCCGAACTCGGCGAGTACGCTCTCGTCTCGGTGACGGCCCAGCGCGGCGGACTCCACGCGAGCTGTACCCGCGCGGTCGCGTTCGACTCGCCGTCCTGGCTCGAGGAACGCCACGCCGCCGCGGCACGCGTCGAGACGACGGCGCTGGCAGCGACCCGGGAGGCCGCCGAGCGTGGGGGAACCGCTGGCGACGTCTTCGCCGCGATCCAGGACGCCTACGACGAGGTGGGCTACGCAGGTGAGTGGGAACACCACCACCAGGGCGGGGCGGCGGGCTTCGCCGGCCGGGAGTGGATCGCGACGCCCGACCACGACGCGCCCGTCGTGACGCCGATGGCCTACGCCTGGAATCCAACTGTACAGGGCGCGAAAAGTGAAGACACCGCCCTCGTCACGGACGAGGGGGTCGAGGTGCTGACGACGACCGGCGAGTGGCCGACTCGTTCCGTCCAGGCCGTGGGTGACCGGGACCTCGAACTCGAGCGGCCGACCGTCCTCGGACTCGAGTGA